A part of Brettanomyces bruxellensis chromosome 3, complete sequence genomic DNA contains:
- the RLI1 gene encoding Fe-S cluster-binding ribosome biosynthesis protein (BUSCO:EOG09261127), which yields MVDRNTRIAIVSADKCRPKKCHQECKRSCPVVKTGKLCIEVEPTSKIAFISETLCIGCGICVKKCPFGAITIINLPTNLTNEVTHRYSANSFKLHRLPTPRPGQVLGLVGTNGIGKSTALKILSGKLKPNLGRFDNPPDWTEIIRYFRGSELQNYFTKLLEDNIRAIIKPQYVDSIPRAIKTGEKRVGLLLKARMERKGSAKAMIKSLQLEHVLRREVGKLSGGELQRFAIAMTCIQEATVYMFDEPSSYLDVKQRLKAAQVIRSLLSPDKYIIAVEHDLSVLDYLSDFICILYGVPSVYGVVTLPSSVREGINIFLDGMIPTENMRFRNESLQFRLMDASDQIPIERTSAFKYPRMTKTQGDFKLTVETGDYSDSEIIVMMGENGTGKTTLCRLLAGRIDPDTGSAAPKLNVSMKPQKIAPKFRGTVRQLFLKKIRASFLSPQFNTDVIKPLNVKDIIDENVQHLSGGELQRVAIIMALGKPADIYLIDEPSAYLDSEQRIICSKVIRRFIIHAKKTAFIVEHDFIMATYMADRVMVFEGTPSLDATAHKAESLLTGCNRFLKNLGVTFRRDPTSFRPRINKLDSQMDKQQKLAGNYFFLENTEL from the coding sequence ATGGTTGATAGGAACACACGTATTGCAATCGTCAGTGCGGATAAATGTCGGCCAAAGAAATGTCACCAAGAGTGCAAGAGGTCGTGTCCCGTCGTGAAAACAGGAAAGCTTTGTATTGAAGTTGAACCGACTTCGAAAATTGCGTTTATTTCCGAGACATTATGTATTGGTTGTGGTATTTGTGTCAAAAAGTGTCCGTTTGGTGCTATCACTATCATTAATTTGCCAACTAACCTGACCAATGAAGTTACACATCGTTATTCTGCTAACTCCTTCAAGTTACATAGATTACCAACGCCGAGACCAGGTCAGGTGCTTGGATTAGTTGGGACAAATGGTATTGGAAAAAGCACGGctttaaaaatattgtCGGGAAAATTAAAGCCTAACCTAGGTAGATTTGATAATCCACCTGATTGGACTGAAATCATTAGGTACTTCCGTGGATCTGAATTACAAAACTATTTCACAAAGCTTTTAGAAGATAATATTAGGGCTATAATCAAGCCCCAATACGTTGATAGTATTCCTAGAGCAATCAAAACGGGAGAGAAGAGAGTTGGTCTACTTTTGAAAGcaaggatggaaagaaaaggatcTGCAAAGGCAATGATTAAATCTTTGCAATTGGAGCACGTTTTGAGACGTGAGGTTGGAAAGCTCTCTGGTGGTGAACTACAAAGATTTGCTATTGCCATGACATGCATCCAAGAAGCAACTGTTTATATGTTTGATGAACCATCATCCTATTTAGATGTGAAGCAGAGACTTAAGGCCGCTCAAGTGATTCGTTCATTATTATCGCCAGACAAGTATATCATTGCAGTGGAGCACGATCTTTCCGTTCTAGACTatctttctgatttcatttgtattttgtACGGTGTTCCATCTGTTTATGGTGTCGTTACTTTGCCTTCCTCCGTCAGAGAGGGTATTAACATCTTTTTGGATGGTATGATCCCTACTGAAAACATGAGATTCAGAAACGAATCACTTCAATTCAGATTAATGGACGCTTCTGATCAAATTCCTATCGAGAGAACTTCAGCGTTCAAGTATCCACGGATGACCAAAACACAGGGTGACTTTAAACTGACTGTTGAAACCGGTGACTATTCTGACTCCGAAATTATTGTTATGATGGGTGAAAATGGTACGGGTAAAACAACCCTTTGTCGACTTTTAGCCGGTCGTATTGATCCCGACACTGGCTCTGCAGCACCAAAGTTGAATGTCTCAATGAAGCCCCAGAAAATTGCTCCTAAATTTCGTGGAACAGTTCGTCAGTtgtttttaaagaaaattagaGCCTCGTTCCTTTCTCCACAGTTCAACACTGATGTCATAAAGCCATTAAATGTCAAGGATATCATAGACGAGAACGTTCAGCATTTGTCTGGAGGTGAGCTACAGCGTGTCGCCATTATTATGGCGCTTGGAAAACCTGCAGATATTTACCTTATTGATGAACCATCTGCTTATCTTGATTCTGAGCAACGTATCATATGCTCTAAAGTTATCAGAAGGTTTATTATTCATGCTAAAAAGACTGCATTTATTGTTGAGCATGATTTCATCATGGCAACTTATATGGCTGATAGAGTGATGGTGTTTGAAGGTACGCCATCCTTAGATGCCACTGCTCACAAGGCGGAATCACTTTTGACTGGATGTAACAGGTTCCTTAAGAATTTGGGCGTTACGTTTAGAAGGGATCCAACATCCTTCAGACCAAGAATTAATAAATTGGACTCTCAAATGGATAAGCAACAAAAGTTGGCTGGAAACTATTTCTTCTTAGAAAATACAGAGTTGTGA